One genomic segment of Mycolicibacterium psychrotolerans includes these proteins:
- a CDS encoding three-helix bundle dimerization domain-containing protein translates to MIELSEQQIIDELAQRLADAHATVEPGRVAAVVHEQYARFEGRPIRTSSRCSSNATPRRN, encoded by the coding sequence GTGATCGAGTTGAGCGAGCAGCAGATCATCGACGAACTGGCGCAGCGTCTGGCCGACGCCCACGCCACCGTGGAGCCGGGCCGCGTCGCCGCGGTCGTCCACGAGCAGTACGCCCGTTTCGAGGGCCGGCCCATCCGGACTTCGTCCCGCTGTTCGTCGAACGCAACGCCAAGGCGGAACTGA
- a CDS encoding helix-turn-helix domain-containing protein: MRPDEKTTAHHPRMLRRALDFIHENAQYEITIRDISAAADVTPRAIQYAFREHIGTTPLEYLRRVRLERAHRELKSADPARDTVTSIAGRCGFSHPGRFSSAYKQVFGTEPSRTLRSG; the protein is encoded by the coding sequence ATGCGACCTGACGAGAAGACCACGGCACACCACCCCCGGATGTTGAGGCGGGCGTTGGACTTCATCCACGAGAACGCCCAGTACGAGATCACCATCCGGGACATCTCCGCGGCCGCGGACGTGACGCCGCGCGCGATCCAGTACGCGTTTCGCGAGCACATCGGCACAACGCCCCTGGAGTACCTACGGCGCGTACGCCTGGAGCGGGCCCACCGCGAACTCAAATCGGCGGATCCGGCCCGTGACACCGTCACCTCGATCGCCGGCCGGTGCGGCTTCAGCCACCCCGGCCGTTTCAGCAGCGCCTACAAGCAGGTGTTCGGCACCGAACCGAGCCGGACCCTGCGCAGCGGCTGA
- a CDS encoding Clp protease N-terminal domain-containing protein — MSDAAKISHPVRLDDLIEVITRVHDQPLDQLTDAVLAAEALGEVADHLIGHFVDQARRSGASWTEIGKCMGVTKQAAQKRFVPRTRTDAAALDPEAGFSRFTPRARAVIVEAQNRAHAAGNAEIRPAHLVLGLVADPTGLAARLIAGQGVDADTVADAVTLPPRVDDVPALIPFDARAKKALELTFRQALRLGHNYIGTEHLLLALFEEEDDDGVLHRLGIDAGRFEHDLRTALEAFTNP; from the coding sequence ATGAGCGACGCCGCGAAGATCAGCCATCCTGTCCGCCTCGACGACCTCATCGAGGTCATCACCCGCGTCCACGATCAACCACTCGACCAGCTGACCGACGCTGTGCTGGCCGCCGAAGCACTCGGCGAGGTCGCCGATCACCTGATCGGCCACTTCGTCGACCAGGCGCGCAGGTCGGGCGCGTCGTGGACCGAGATCGGCAAGTGCATGGGGGTCACCAAGCAGGCCGCCCAGAAGCGCTTCGTCCCGAGGACGCGCACCGACGCGGCGGCTCTGGACCCCGAAGCCGGGTTCAGCAGGTTCACTCCGCGAGCCCGCGCGGTCATCGTCGAGGCCCAGAACCGGGCGCATGCCGCGGGCAATGCCGAGATCCGCCCGGCGCATCTGGTGCTCGGGTTGGTCGCCGACCCGACCGGGCTGGCGGCCCGCCTGATCGCCGGCCAGGGCGTCGACGCCGACACCGTCGCCGACGCCGTCACCCTGCCGCCCAGGGTCGACGACGTGCCCGCGCTCATCCCATTCGACGCGCGCGCCAAGAAGGCCCTCGAGTTGACCTTCCGCCAGGCGTTGCGGCTGGGCCACAACTACATCGGCACCGAACACCTCCTGCTCGCGCTGTTCGAAGAGGAGGACGACGACGGCGTGCTGCACCGCCTCGGAATCGACGCCGGGCGTTTCGAGCACGACCTGCGCACAGCGCTGGAGGCCTTCACCAACCCGTGA
- a CDS encoding PPOX class F420-dependent oxidoreductase: protein MKLNSAGRDLIGRGADATLVTLNSDGSPQVSLVWVALQSTPDGDELVMGHLAERKKVRNVRRDPRVALTIVSPEGPDDVRRPYLSITGTARIVEGGARELLAELATTLAAPGTVFPPPDAPPGYVTRIRIDKVGGVGPWVPSTA, encoded by the coding sequence GTGAAACTGAACTCGGCCGGGCGCGACCTCATCGGCCGTGGCGCCGACGCCACCCTGGTCACTCTCAATTCCGACGGCAGCCCGCAGGTGAGCCTGGTCTGGGTCGCCCTGCAGTCCACCCCGGACGGCGACGAGCTGGTGATGGGGCACCTGGCCGAACGCAAGAAGGTGCGCAACGTGCGCCGCGATCCTCGGGTCGCGCTGACCATCGTGTCCCCCGAGGGTCCCGACGACGTCCGACGGCCGTATCTGAGCATCACCGGCACCGCCCGCATCGTCGAAGGTGGCGCGCGCGAGCTCCTCGCTGAACTCGCAACGACCCTCGCGGCCCCCGGGACGGTGTTTCCGCCGCCCGACGCTCCACCGGGATACGTGACCCGGATCCGCATCGACAAGGTGGGCGGTGTCGGACCCTGGGTGCCTTCGACGGCATAA